The following coding sequences lie in one Planctomycetota bacterium genomic window:
- a CDS encoding cytochrome P450, which produces IVREVALPLQSRSLTRLLNVPDSEADLWISWGIHVFKEGDGVAKGGQLGEYIRRMFEEKQGSEDDDFFSTLNRIEFRGRPLTLEEKHGFANMAFAGGRDTVIHSVSGIFGHLAEHPESLDFLREDESRITTATEEFVRFISPLTAIARKCPHGATVLDHVLAAGERIGLCWPSANRDEGTFESPDEVRLDRTPNPHVGFGFGIHKCLGATQARLIIRTLLSVLCDRGTTLETIEAVPEVERESSFERQVGYSRLRMRLN; this is translated from the coding sequence ATCGTTCGCGAGGTCGCACTGCCGCTCCAGTCGCGTTCGCTGACGCGGCTGCTCAACGTGCCCGATAGCGAGGCCGACCTTTGGATCAGCTGGGGCATCCATGTCTTCAAAGAGGGCGACGGCGTGGCGAAGGGCGGACAGCTCGGCGAGTACATCCGCCGCATGTTCGAAGAAAAGCAGGGCTCTGAAGACGACGACTTCTTCAGCACGCTCAACCGCATCGAGTTTCGTGGTCGGCCGCTCACGCTCGAAGAGAAGCACGGCTTTGCGAACATGGCGTTTGCCGGTGGACGCGACACGGTGATCCACAGCGTCTCGGGCATCTTCGGCCATTTGGCGGAGCATCCAGAAAGCCTGGACTTCCTCCGCGAAGATGAGAGTCGCATCACGACGGCGACTGAGGAGTTCGTCCGCTTCATCTCACCTCTCACAGCCATCGCGAGAAAGTGTCCGCACGGTGCGACGGTGCTCGACCACGTACTCGCTGCCGGCGAGCGGATCGGCCTGTGCTGGCCGTCGGCTAACCGTGACGAGGGCACCTTCGAATCCCCCGACGAAGTCCGGCTCGATCGGACACCGAACCCGCACGTCGGCTTCGGTTTCGGCATCCACAAGTGCCTGGGGGCGACGCAGGCGCGGCTCATCATCCGCACACTCCTGAGCGTGCTCTGTGACCGCGGGACCACGCTCGAAACGATCGAGGCCGTCCCGGAAGTCGAGCGCGAGTCGTCCTTCGAGCGTCAGGTCGGGTACAGCCGACTGCGAATGCGACTGAACTAG